One Malus sylvestris chromosome 14, drMalSylv7.2, whole genome shotgun sequence DNA segment encodes these proteins:
- the LOC126599357 gene encoding uncharacterized protein LOC126599357, with protein MSALFNFNSFLTVVLLVICTCTFVKMQFPAVLEQKTGFRGFFWKAARIGERLSPWVAFGCFTMGISIIFF; from the exons ATG TCGGcgcttttcaatttcaattcgTTTTTGACGGTGGTGCTGCTCGTGATTTGCACGTGCACGTTTGTGAAGATGCAGTTTCCGGCCGTCCTGGAGCAGAAAACAGG GTTCCGGGGATTTTTCTGGAAGGCGGCTAGAATAG GCGAACGCTTGAGCCCTTGGGTTGCGTTTGGATGCTTTACAATGGGGATCTCAATTATATTTTTCTAG